From Paenibacillus sp.:
TTCGGTACATTACCCAGGTCCGCATGGACAAAGCCGTGGCGCTGCTCAGAGACACGAACATGAAGATCGTCGATATATGCAAACAACTGGGGTATCGCAACTCGAACTATTTTATCCAGGCCTTCCGTCAGCATTACGGCGTCACTCCGGCGAAATTCAGAGAGAAAACTCCGTAAAAAACCGATTGAAATCTAAAATATACGAGATAGAAGGCGCTTACACCGGGCTGGTATGATGAACACGTACCTAGTTCAATCATTGGAGGTTGGGGCATGAACAGAAAAAAATGGCTTGTCTTGCTCAGCGCTGCGGCGCTCCTCGGCATGACAGCTTGCAGCGGCGGTAACGGGGGTTCTTCGCCGGACGCGGCGACAGAGCCGGGCGATTCGCAGCCGTCTTCAGGATCGAACGGCGCTGCCGTCAAAGACGGACCGTTCGAACCGTACGCGAACACCGTTACGATAACGCTAGGACGGCAAGGCGTGTCCGGCAACAACTTGCCTGCCGGAGACACGCTGGAGGACAACGAGTATCTCAGGTACGTCGAGGAACGTCTCAATGTAGACATTAAGTACGAATTTTCCGTCGAGGACCTGGACGCCTACAATCAGAAGGTTACGTTAGCGATCGCCAGCAACAGCATTCCCGACGTGATGGTCGTCAACGAGCAGCAATTCCATCAGTTGGCCAAAGCCGATATGCTGGCGGATCTGACCGAAGTATACGAGAACTACGCTTCGCCGTTGATTAAGGAGTATTATGGGTCTTACACCGGGGACCGCGTGCTCAATACCGGCAGAATCGACGGAAAACTGTATGCGCTTCCGAATACGAATATCGACGGCAGCTTCCAGCTGCTGTGGATTCGCCAAGATTGGCTCAATAACCTGAAGCTTGAGCTGCCGAAAACCGTGGACGACGTGAAAGGCATCATCAAAGCGTTCGTCGAACAAGACCCTGACGGTAACGGAGAGAAGGATACGATCGGCCTGCTGGGGGACCCGAGCATCGTCGGCGACGGGGGATTCTTCACCTTCGATCCGATCTTTAACGCGTACCACTCGTACCCGAAAAGCTGGTTCCAGGATGAGCAGGGCAACATCTTCTACGGTTCCACAACGCCGGAGACCAAAGAAGCGCTCGGCGTACTGCGCGAGATGTATGCCGAAGGTCTGATCGACATGGAATTCCTGACGCGGAAGTGGGAGGATAACGCAGGTCTCGTATCGAGCGGGCGGGCCGGCATTCTCTTCGCGCCATGGTACGGCGGCTGGGCGATGTCCGACGCGGTCAAAGCCAATCCGAACGCCGACTGGGTGCCGCTCGCCGTACCGCTCGACGATGCGGGCCATCGCAACTTCGTGCCGTCCGTACCTTCCGGTTCGTTCCTGGTCGTGAAGAAAGGCGCGAAACATCCGGAAGCGGTCTTAAAAGTGCTGAACGTGGAGTACGAAGGCATCCGCTTAATCGATCCCGCAGCCCAGGAGCTGTACAAAGGGCAGGGCGTAGGCTGGTTGAACTACCCGTTAAACTTACAGCTGGATTACCAGGATGCGCTGGCCAGAGATATCCCGATCTACGACAAAGTGCTTAAGGATAAAGACATGACCGGTTTGCCGGCTCGGATTTTGCCTCGCGTGGAGGCGGTCCTGAAAAATGCTGAGAATCCGAAGCAAGATATGGTGGCGTACGCGGATTCATTGGCGTTCTATACCGCCGCCGCGGTTACCGGCGCCAAGGAAATGAATCGGATCGAACCGATCTTTTACGGCAATACCGAGACGATGCTCAAACGAGGCGCGAACCTGGAAAAGCTTGAGAAGGAGACGTTCCTAAAAATTATTTCCGGCACTTCTCCGTTGGACGAATTCGACAAATTCGTCTCCACATGGAAGTCCATCGGCGGAGACCAGATCGCCAAAGAAATCGCGGAAATCGTCAACAATCGGTAATCCGGTTCATGTTCGCAAGGCAAGTCAGGGGCCGCCCAGTACGTGAGGTGGCCCCTTCTTTAGTGAAAAGAAACTTACGCATGGGTGGAGATGCAATGAGAAACCAGACGTTTATCCGTAACTACCACATCATGTTGATGCCCGGCATCGCACTGCTCTTCATTTTCAGTGTCATTCCGATGTTCGGCATCGTCATCGCTTTTCAAGATTTTCAACCGACGCTCGGCATTTTCCGGTCGGAGTGGATCGGCTGGGAGAACTTCGAATATATGTTTGCCTTGCCGGACAGCCGTACGATTTTCGTCAATACGATCGTGATCGCTACACTGAAAATCGCATTCGGGATGGCCGTCCCGTTCCTCTTCGCTTTGCTGCTTCATGAAGTCACGAACATGAAGTTCAAACGGATCGTTCAGACAATCGTCTACTTGCCTCATTTTATGTCGTGGGTCATTCTTTCCGGCATTTTGGTGAATCTGCTCAGCCTGGAAGGCGTCATCAACCAGGTCGTGCAATTTTTCGGAAGGGACTCGATTCTGTTTCTACAGAGCAATGTCTGGTTTCGAGTCGTGCTCGTCGCCAGCGACGTGTGGAAGGAGTTCGGCTTCAACACGATCATCTACATCGCCGCGCTGACTTCGATTAATACGAACTTATACGAAGCGGCCGCGATCGACGGAGCAAGCCGCTTTCAACGGCTGCTCTATATTACGATCCCCGGTTTGTTGCCGACCGTGATCCTGCTCGCGACATTGGGTTTGGGGAACGTGTTGAACGCGGGGTTCGAGCAAATCTTGAACCTGTATAACCCGGTCGTCTACGAGACGGGGGATATCATCGATACTTACGTGTATCGCGCAGGGCTCCTGGAAATCCAGTATGGGTTGGCTACGGCTGTCGGCTTGCTGAAATCCGTTGTCAGCTTACTCTTAATCGCGACTTCGTACATTCTTGCCGCGCGCTTTGCCAATTACCGCATTTTTTGACGGGAGTGACGAATTCATGATTCGTGGAACGAACCGATATGTCGATCTGACGATCTATCTGATTTTGAGCCTGACCGCGCTTCTGTCGATCGCTCCGATCCTCAATACGCTGGCGATTTCGTTCAGCGGGAAAATTCCGGCCATGTCCGGGCAAGTCTATTTCTGGCCGGTCGAATTTAACCTGAACGCGTACGAGTCCATTCTCAGAGACCGCAGCTTCTTTATTTCTCTAGGCGTGTCGGTGCAGAGGGTGCTGCTCGGCGGAGCGATCAACTTTATTATAACGATCCTTATGGCATACCCGTTGTCCAAGTCCGCCAAGCAGTTCCCCGGCCGGAACGTCTACATGTGGTTCGTCATTTTCTGCATGCTATTCAACGGCGGGTTGATTCCTTGGTACATGACCATCTATTCGTTGGGCTTGCTGAATACGATCTGGGCGCTCGTCCTGCCGACTGCCGTTCCTGTGTTTAACGTCATCTTGCTTATGAATTTCTTCCGCGGTATCCCTAAGGAGTTGGAGGAAGCGGCGAATATGGACGGAGCGGGACCGTGGAGGACGCTCTTCGTCATCTTCGTCCCGACCTCGTTGCCTGCCTTGGCCACCGTAACGCTGTTCTCCATCGTCGGGCATTGGAACGCCTTCTTCGACGGCATGATTTTGATGCATCACAAAGAGAACTGGCCGTTGCAAACCTATATCCAGCAGCTGATCATCAGCGTCAACTCCATCATGAATACGACGGACCCCGAAGAGATCAAGCGGTTGACGAATATGTCGGGCCAGCTGCTCAATTCCGCCAAAGTGATGGTGTCTATGGTGCCGATTTTACTCATTTATCCGTTCTTGCAGAAATACTTCGTGAGCGGCATCGTGCTTGGCGCGGTGAAGGAGTAACGCAAATAAAGGATTTCGGCGCTTCGAGGGGAATTGGTTAGGGTCGGATTTGCGACGGGAAAGGCGGAAAGGCGCTTGCTTGCGAACTGGATCCATTCAATGAAGCTGAGGCATAAACTGTTTGTTTCTTATCTAGCCGTGGTCTTGATTCCCCTCACGATTCTGGGCGTCTATTCGTACCAGCAGTCCAAGAAAGTTCAGCTTGAGCAGGCTCATATCGTATTGCAAGATAATTTAAGGAAAATCGACGATAATCTGAGCTACAAACTACAGCGCTTTAATTCGGCGATCGAACTGATCAGTTACAACCCGAATTTCTCCCATATTTTCAATGAGGAATACACCAGTTATTACGCCATGTACGTCGATCTGAAGGAGATTGTCGACCCGCTGATTAATACGGCGACTTTCCTCAACAGCGACATTCAGCGGATCATTATTTATACAGAAAACAACTTGACGCAGCGCATGAATTCGATCATGCCGATCGCCGCCGTGGAGCATGAAGATTGGTATAAAGACGCCATGCAGACGCTCGAAACGCATTGGTACATCCGCGACGGCAAGGTGTTCGGGGTCAGGCGCATCTTCGGGGACGTGAATTACGAGAAAAAGAACCTTGTCTACGTCGAGCTGGTTCCGGGTTTCCTGTCCAACTCTATAAATCTCTCCGACTTCAAAGAGGCCGTTGCGGTCATAACCGATTCCAAGGGGGAGGTTGTGTTCGCGACGGAGCCGGAATCGGAGACGACGTTCGACGCGGTCAAGCTAGTCGAGCAGCGGCTCCAAGGAGGCGGAGGCGAGCTTCCGGGACACCTCTGGCTGCATCGCGAACTTAGGGAATCGAAGTGGTCTTTGTCGATGATCGTGCCCGCCGAGGCATTGACGATCAGCCCATGGAAAATCATTCGAGCGACCTTAATTATCGAAGGGATCAGCGTCGCCGTGTTATTGCTCATCATCTGGATCTTCTCCCGCGTATTTGTACGAAGGATTCAACGTCTTAACCACAAGATGCAGTTGGTCGAGGAAGGAACGCTTACCATTAATTTGAAGGTTCATGCCGGCGACGAGATCGGCGAGTTGGAGTCCCGTTTCGGCAAAATGTTGGCGAGCATTAACCTGTTGATCGAGGAAGGATACAAAAGCAAAATTACCCAACGGGAAGCCGAGCTGAGGGCGCTCCAGGCTCAAATCAATCCCCATTTTCTCTATAATTCTTTATCCGTGATCAATTGGAAGGCCATTGAGGCAGGGGCGGACGAGATCAGCCGGATGGCAGGGATCCTGTCTGCGTTTTATCGCACTACGCTGAATCAGGGCAAAGACTATATTCTCGTCAAAGACGAATTGCTGAACACGAAGTCCTACCTCGAGATGCAACTGATTATGCACGATTACGATTTCGATGTTGTATACGAGATTGACGAGGGAATCGCAGAGCATCGAATGATTAAGCTCGTCTTGCAGCCTATCGTGGAAAATGCGATCGAACACGGCATCGATCAGAAGCGAACCGGAAGAGGGGCGCTGCGGATCAGCGGACGGGTGGGCGAGGACAAACATACGATGGTATTCATTGTCGAGGATAACGGTCCGGGAATCCCGCCCGACGTCGCCGACGAGGTGCTGATCAAGCAGTCGAGAGGGTACGGTCTTCGCAATGTCCAGGAGCGGATTCGCATTCAATACGGGAGTCAATATGGCATTACCATCGCAAGCGAGCCCGGTTGCTGGACGCGGGTGTGCGTCACGATCCCCATCGTAGAAATCTAATGTATATCGTAAAATATTGAGATTTACTCCCGACTATTCGAAAACTTACCATGAATTACAAGATTGCAACGGTAGGTTGCAGAATCGAAGGAGGTTATTCAGGAATGGGTAAAACGATTCGTTACGTACTGACGCTGCTGCTAGTCTTCTCTACACTTCCCTTGTCTCCGCCGAAAGCGTTCGCATCGAAAGTTTCGATCATCGAGGCCGTGCAAACTCCATGGATCGTCGACGACGGCGGCGTCCTGAAATCGGAAACGAAGCTCCTCATCGAGCAGGGCAATGACGCTAGAGCCGACGCATGGGTGAAAATTTCGGTGGAAGGCAAGGCGCCTTATATGGAAAAGATCCAGGGGCTTGCCAAGGGGAGAAACGAGGTAACCGTCTACGTCGCCGAGTTGGAGCAGGACGGCGACGAGGTGACGTTCGAGCTGTATTTCAATGCGCACGGTCAAGGAGCGCCGCACGCTTCGCTTACGGTCGAACAGAGGAAAGTTCGACATTGGAAAGTGTATGTCGCGCACGATATGCATTTGGATATCGGGTATACCCACGGTCAGGAAGAGCTCCTGGAAGACGTTTGGCCGGGGTATCTCGACGATGCGCTCGGCTATATCGAAGAAACCGAGGGCCGGGAGCCGAACGATCGCTTTCGATACCCGATCGAAGCCTCTTATATGCTTCACGATTCGGCATGGAACGCGCGGAATGCCGACTGGTTCGAGACGGTGAAAGCGCGGCTGCGGGAAGGTACGCTGACCTATCCGTCCAACTATGTGAACACGGTGTACGGGGGGCTCGGTACGGAAGAGCTTGCCCGCATGCAGTACTACTCGGATAGGCATCTACTAGATAGGCTGGGCGTCGCCTCGAACAAGGTGCTGTATATGTCCGATAGTCCGGGCATGTCGTGGGCGGCTATCGACGCATTCGCCGCTTCAGGCGTTCGCTATGCGATGCTGCGGCAAAATCCTTACCCGCTCGAGCCCTATCCCGAGTTGTTTTATTATGAGGGACTCAACCCGGACAACCGGATCTTGACGTATAATTACGGTCATTACGCCACCGACGAATTCGATTTCCGAAACTCGGATCCGCAAGTTCCCTACACGAACATTACGGATCGCTTGATGCATTACCACAGGGGCGATTACCCTTACGACGCGATCATCGCGGATTTCACGACGCCTTACGACAATCAAGGCATTACGGAGGCCGTGAAGGATAATATCGCGTTCCTGAATGCGAAGACGGATGCGCACGGTCGCAATTACGTATACCCGCAATTCATTAGTTCGACGGTCGACGATTTCTTCTCCTACGTATCGGAGCATTACGGCGACAAGGTTCCCGTTTTCAAAGGGACGATGGAGGATTGGTGGAACTACGGAGTCTCCTCGACCGCTTACGAGACGGCGCTAAATAAACAAAATCATGACAAGCTGCCGGCCGCAGAGCTTTACGCAACCTTGGCGAACGCCCTCGTGGATGGCGTCAAGTACCCGTATCAGGAGCTGGCTGACGCGTATCGAAACATGATTTTGTATGACGAACATACGTGGGGAAGTGAAATTCCGCAGCCGGACGATCAATGGAGGTGGAAGAGGAACACCGCGATCGCGAGCGATACGTTGGCGAATCGCGTGTTGGATCGGTCGCTGAAATCCATAAGCGGCCAGATCGCCGTTCCGGGAAAATCCGTCGTCGTCTATAATGCACTCGGCTGGGCGCGGTCGGATGTCGTCACCATGCCCGGCGACGACTTCCCGGACCGGTTTCATCTCATCGATCAAGAAACGGGACAGCCGGTGAAATACCAGAAGATGGACGACGGTTCGATTGTTTTCGTCGTAACCGACGTCCCGGGACTTGGGTATAAGACGTTCGCGATCGAAGAGAGCGAGAGCGAGCCGTCGTTCGCGAGCAGCATCGTTGCGACCGACGACACGTTGGAGAACCGCTTTTATAAAATTACATTCGACGATACGGGGGCGATCTCCAGCATCGTCGACAAGCGGCACGGCAACCGCGAGATGGTGGACCCCGCATCGCCGTACCGATTGAATGAGTTCATCTACTTTACGACGAAGAAGATGAGCCACGATGTATATACCGAGCATCGAGTGCCGAAGGCGGAGTTGTCCGGCGAATCCGGTCCCGTGCTCGGTACGATGATCGCCGACGGCGTATCCGTCGGCGTCAAGGATATGCGCCGTCGGGTGATCCTCTATGAGGATTTGCCTCGTATCGATATTGTGAACGACGTCGTGAAGGAGGATGCGCCGTCGTACGCGACGCAGGATGAAGAAGCGTTCTTTACGTTCCCGCTTCGCATGCCGAACTTTATGCTGCGCCATGAGATGCCGAGCGGGAGCATGAGACCGTATGTACGAACGGATATTGCCCACCCGGAGAACGAGCAGTTTTTGTCTTCCAGCACGGCGTACTACACGGTGAACCGATGGATCGACGCATCCGACCAGGAGAGTTACGGCATTACGCTCTCGCCGATTTCCAACCCGATCGTCCAGTACGGCGAGCGTAGGTCGGCGCTCGGGCCTTGGGACTATAATACGGAAAATCCGTGGATCTACAGCTTTGTATTCAACAACAAGTGGCATGTGAATTTCCAGAAAACGCAGCCGGGGCCCGTAACCTTCCGTTATTCGATCGCTTCCCATGCGGGAGGGGACTGGGAAGCGGGGCGCGCGGACCGATTCGGCATGCAGGCGAGCCATGCGCTGCACGGCGTCGTGATCGACGAGGCGCAGCCGGAAGGTACGCTTCGTGCGTCCGCGGGGCAATTTATGACGATCGACCGGGACAACGTCGTTCTGACGGCAGCGAAGCTGGCGGAGGCGAACGGCGAGGGGGTCATTCTTCGTTTCAACGAAACGTTAGGCGAAGACACGACGGTTACCGTCGATTTGAACACGTTCGCTCCGGCGCGGGTTTTTCGAACCGACATGGTAGAGAACGACATCGAGATACTCGACCTGACAGAAGGACGGTTCGTCACGTTCGACATCGAAGGTCACGACTGGGTGACGCTCCGGATCGTTCACGGACAGCCGCCGGAACAGGTTCAGGGCGTATCCGCGGTGTCGAACGCGAACGGAACGTATGTGACCTGGAACGATCTTGCCGACGATCGCTTGTCGCATTACGAAGTGTTCCGGGGCACGAGCGCCGACTTCGTCCCGGGCCCGGGCTCGTATGTCGCCTCGGTGACGACGAACGGTTACTACGATGATCAGGTGACCTCCGATATGAAGCACGATTATTACTACCGGGTGCGCGCGGTTAGGAACGGTGCGAAGGGCGATTACTCGGTGGCCGCGGGTGCGAGGGTAGGCGTCATTACGGACACGGAGGCGCCATCGGTTCCCGAAGCGCTGCAGGCGTTCGCGCAAAATCATTCGAGAGTGTCGTTGTCCTGGCATCCCTCCACAGATCAAGTTCGGCTTCAGGGCTACACGATTTATCGGAACGGCGAACCGATCGCCGATCTCAAGGCGAACTTCACGAGCTACTTGGACACCGGCCTTACGGGAGGACAGACATATACGTACACGGTCGCAGCCTACGACGTATTCGGCAACGAATCCGCGCCCGGCCATGCGGTGTCCGTTCGCACGTTCCCGCTCGACGTCTCGGGAGGCAACGTCGCCCCGCTGGCCGTTGCGACCGCATCTTCCGAATATAATGCGGATTACGGAGCCGCGAAAGCGGTCGACGGCATAGCCGGCGTGCACGGCGCCGGTGAATGGGCGTCGAACGGCGAATCGAATCCGTGGCTTCGATTGGATTGGGCGTCGGACGTCACCATCCGATCTATTAAGTTGTACGACCGGCAAAACCTGCAGGATAATTCCGTGACCGCGTCCGTCTACTTCAGCGACGGTACCCAGATACCGGTCGAGGGCATTCCTGCGGACGGGGCGTTCAAAGAGATCAGCTTCGATCCGAAGACGGTGCGCTGGTTGAAAGTCCAAGTCACCGGCGGTTCCGGCGCCAACGTGGGGCTGTCCGAAATCGAAGCGTTCCAGGAGGGAGGGCATGCGGGCACGCTCGTAACCGCCTCGTCGGAATTTAACGAAGAGTATGGCGCGGCCAAGGCGGCGGACGGTGTGATCGGCGTTCACGGCCGCGGCGAATGGGCGTCGAACGGCGAGCGGCTTCCGTGGATCCGCCTCGATTGGCCGGGTCTGAAGCTGGTCAACGAAGTCGTGCTTTACGACCGGGTCAACTTGCAGGATCACGCGAGCGGCGGGACGCTTACTTTCGGCGACGGATCGACGATCGACGTGTCGGACATTCCGAACGATGGGTCCGGCAAGGCGATCACGTTCCCGAGCAAGGCGGTTTCCTGGATGAAATTTCAGGTAACCGAGGGAAGCGGGACCCACGTCGGATTGTCGGAGATTCGAATGGTCGAGGCTGTCAACCGCGCCAGGGAGGCGGCGATTACGGCTTCCTCGCAATACAGCGATCATTACGGTTCCGCGCGAGCGGCCGACGGCGTAGTCGGTTATCACGACCACGGGGAGTGGGCGTCGAGCGGCGAATCGAACCCGTGGATTCAATTGAATTGGAACGAACCGGTAACGATCGACCGCATACGGTTGTACGACCGAATCAACTTGGCGGACAACGCGCTGACCGGCGTGCTCCGCTTCAGCGACGGCAGCAGCATACCGGTCGGCGGAATACCGGAGGACGGAAGCATGAGAGAAGTCGTATTTGATCGTAAAACCGTCGAGTGGGTTACATTCGAGGTGACCGGCGGAGCGGGCAGTAACGTCGGATTGTCGGAAATCGAGATTTTCTAAGAACTTTTCGATCTGATCGAACAACAAAGAACCTTAGCTCGCGAGCGAGCTAAGGTTCTCAAATTTACAGCGAAGCCCGGAGGCTTGCCGAGACGTCTTCCAGTTCCCAGAATTCAATTTGGCGAACGACGGCGGTGCCGCCGACCGCGTACACTTGAATGCCCCGGCTCTCGGGATTCGGAAACACGAAGCCGGACATGACGTAATCGCCTTCGTTCGCGTAGAGCTCGACCGTGGAACGGTCCAGGAACAAGCGCAGGGTCAGCGTGTCCCCGCCGAGATGTTCCACCGTGCAAGATTTTACGCCCGTCTCGCCGGCGCCGGAGCGCGTCCGGTCGAACGACAGCGTCTTCGCGGCGGTGTCGTAGCGGATGGCCGTGTATTCCGAGCCG
This genomic window contains:
- a CDS encoding extracellular solute-binding protein; this encodes MNRKKWLVLLSAAALLGMTACSGGNGGSSPDAATEPGDSQPSSGSNGAAVKDGPFEPYANTVTITLGRQGVSGNNLPAGDTLEDNEYLRYVEERLNVDIKYEFSVEDLDAYNQKVTLAIASNSIPDVMVVNEQQFHQLAKADMLADLTEVYENYASPLIKEYYGSYTGDRVLNTGRIDGKLYALPNTNIDGSFQLLWIRQDWLNNLKLELPKTVDDVKGIIKAFVEQDPDGNGEKDTIGLLGDPSIVGDGGFFTFDPIFNAYHSYPKSWFQDEQGNIFYGSTTPETKEALGVLREMYAEGLIDMEFLTRKWEDNAGLVSSGRAGILFAPWYGGWAMSDAVKANPNADWVPLAVPLDDAGHRNFVPSVPSGSFLVVKKGAKHPEAVLKVLNVEYEGIRLIDPAAQELYKGQGVGWLNYPLNLQLDYQDALARDIPIYDKVLKDKDMTGLPARILPRVEAVLKNAENPKQDMVAYADSLAFYTAAAVTGAKEMNRIEPIFYGNTETMLKRGANLEKLEKETFLKIISGTSPLDEFDKFVSTWKSIGGDQIAKEIAEIVNNR
- a CDS encoding sensor histidine kinase, with the translated sequence MLANWIHSMKLRHKLFVSYLAVVLIPLTILGVYSYQQSKKVQLEQAHIVLQDNLRKIDDNLSYKLQRFNSAIELISYNPNFSHIFNEEYTSYYAMYVDLKEIVDPLINTATFLNSDIQRIIIYTENNLTQRMNSIMPIAAVEHEDWYKDAMQTLETHWYIRDGKVFGVRRIFGDVNYEKKNLVYVELVPGFLSNSINLSDFKEAVAVITDSKGEVVFATEPESETTFDAVKLVEQRLQGGGGELPGHLWLHRELRESKWSLSMIVPAEALTISPWKIIRATLIIEGISVAVLLLIIWIFSRVFVRRIQRLNHKMQLVEEGTLTINLKVHAGDEIGELESRFGKMLASINLLIEEGYKSKITQREAELRALQAQINPHFLYNSLSVINWKAIEAGADEISRMAGILSAFYRTTLNQGKDYILVKDELLNTKSYLEMQLIMHDYDFDVVYEIDEGIAEHRMIKLVLQPIVENAIEHGIDQKRTGRGALRISGRVGEDKHTMVFIVEDNGPGIPPDVADEVLIKQSRGYGLRNVQERIRIQYGSQYGITIASEPGCWTRVCVTIPIVEI
- a CDS encoding ABC transporter permease, giving the protein MRNQTFIRNYHIMLMPGIALLFIFSVIPMFGIVIAFQDFQPTLGIFRSEWIGWENFEYMFALPDSRTIFVNTIVIATLKIAFGMAVPFLFALLLHEVTNMKFKRIVQTIVYLPHFMSWVILSGILVNLLSLEGVINQVVQFFGRDSILFLQSNVWFRVVLVASDVWKEFGFNTIIYIAALTSINTNLYEAAAIDGASRFQRLLYITIPGLLPTVILLATLGLGNVLNAGFEQILNLYNPVVYETGDIIDTYVYRAGLLEIQYGLATAVGLLKSVVSLLLIATSYILAARFANYRIF
- a CDS encoding carbohydrate ABC transporter permease, whose amino-acid sequence is MIRGTNRYVDLTIYLILSLTALLSIAPILNTLAISFSGKIPAMSGQVYFWPVEFNLNAYESILRDRSFFISLGVSVQRVLLGGAINFIITILMAYPLSKSAKQFPGRNVYMWFVIFCMLFNGGLIPWYMTIYSLGLLNTIWALVLPTAVPVFNVILLMNFFRGIPKELEEAANMDGAGPWRTLFVIFVPTSLPALATVTLFSIVGHWNAFFDGMILMHHKENWPLQTYIQQLIISVNSIMNTTDPEEIKRLTNMSGQLLNSAKVMVSMVPILLIYPFLQKYFVSGIVLGAVKE
- a CDS encoding DUF7402 domain-containing protein: MGKTIRYVLTLLLVFSTLPLSPPKAFASKVSIIEAVQTPWIVDDGGVLKSETKLLIEQGNDARADAWVKISVEGKAPYMEKIQGLAKGRNEVTVYVAELEQDGDEVTFELYFNAHGQGAPHASLTVEQRKVRHWKVYVAHDMHLDIGYTHGQEELLEDVWPGYLDDALGYIEETEGREPNDRFRYPIEASYMLHDSAWNARNADWFETVKARLREGTLTYPSNYVNTVYGGLGTEELARMQYYSDRHLLDRLGVASNKVLYMSDSPGMSWAAIDAFAASGVRYAMLRQNPYPLEPYPELFYYEGLNPDNRILTYNYGHYATDEFDFRNSDPQVPYTNITDRLMHYHRGDYPYDAIIADFTTPYDNQGITEAVKDNIAFLNAKTDAHGRNYVYPQFISSTVDDFFSYVSEHYGDKVPVFKGTMEDWWNYGVSSTAYETALNKQNHDKLPAAELYATLANALVDGVKYPYQELADAYRNMILYDEHTWGSEIPQPDDQWRWKRNTAIASDTLANRVLDRSLKSISGQIAVPGKSVVVYNALGWARSDVVTMPGDDFPDRFHLIDQETGQPVKYQKMDDGSIVFVVTDVPGLGYKTFAIEESESEPSFASSIVATDDTLENRFYKITFDDTGAISSIVDKRHGNREMVDPASPYRLNEFIYFTTKKMSHDVYTEHRVPKAELSGESGPVLGTMIADGVSVGVKDMRRRVILYEDLPRIDIVNDVVKEDAPSYATQDEEAFFTFPLRMPNFMLRHEMPSGSMRPYVRTDIAHPENEQFLSSSTAYYTVNRWIDASDQESYGITLSPISNPIVQYGERRSALGPWDYNTENPWIYSFVFNNKWHVNFQKTQPGPVTFRYSIASHAGGDWEAGRADRFGMQASHALHGVVIDEAQPEGTLRASAGQFMTIDRDNVVLTAAKLAEANGEGVILRFNETLGEDTTVTVDLNTFAPARVFRTDMVENDIEILDLTEGRFVTFDIEGHDWVTLRIVHGQPPEQVQGVSAVSNANGTYVTWNDLADDRLSHYEVFRGTSADFVPGPGSYVASVTTNGYYDDQVTSDMKHDYYYRVRAVRNGAKGDYSVAAGARVGVITDTEAPSVPEALQAFAQNHSRVSLSWHPSTDQVRLQGYTIYRNGEPIADLKANFTSYLDTGLTGGQTYTYTVAAYDVFGNESAPGHAVSVRTFPLDVSGGNVAPLAVATASSEYNADYGAAKAVDGIAGVHGAGEWASNGESNPWLRLDWASDVTIRSIKLYDRQNLQDNSVTASVYFSDGTQIPVEGIPADGAFKEISFDPKTVRWLKVQVTGGSGANVGLSEIEAFQEGGHAGTLVTASSEFNEEYGAAKAADGVIGVHGRGEWASNGERLPWIRLDWPGLKLVNEVVLYDRVNLQDHASGGTLTFGDGSTIDVSDIPNDGSGKAITFPSKAVSWMKFQVTEGSGTHVGLSEIRMVEAVNRAREAAITASSQYSDHYGSARAADGVVGYHDHGEWASSGESNPWIQLNWNEPVTIDRIRLYDRINLADNALTGVLRFSDGSSIPVGGIPEDGSMREVVFDRKTVEWVTFEVTGGAGSNVGLSEIEIF